One genomic segment of Fervidobacterium pennivorans includes these proteins:
- the rpmH gene encoding 50S ribosomal protein L34 produces MKRTYQPSRIKRKRTHGFLARKSTPGGRRVLKNRRRTGRWRLTV; encoded by the coding sequence ATGAAGAGAACGTACCAACCGTCTCGAATCAAAAGAAAAAGAACCCATGGATTTCTTGCCAGAAAGTCCACACCTGGCGGAAGAAGAGTTCTAAAGAACAGAAGAAGAACAGGTAGATGGAGACTCACAGTCTGA
- a CDS encoding carbohydrate ABC transporter permease — protein sequence MSKSYKRKGLESVWDKWGWIFVSLMMAGVILFIFYPIVYSLYLSTFSTRGFLKTFVGFGNYTKLFRDTYFILSLKNILTILVIQVPIMLFLALIFATLLNDPKVKFKAIYRTALFLPAVTSLVAYTVIFRVMFSNDGLVNRVLMTIGLIKEPIRWLLDPFWAKVTLIIALTWRWTGYNMMFYLAGLQNIPIEVYEAAEIDGATKTVQFFKITIPLLKPIILFTTITSTIGTLQLFDEPMNLAAGVVTGSSVGPGNSLLTPSVYIYNVCFKYSPNFGYASAISYIIVIIAAVLAIIQFKVAGEKE from the coding sequence ATGTCCAAAAGCTATAAAAGAAAAGGTTTAGAATCTGTCTGGGACAAATGGGGCTGGATATTCGTTAGCCTCATGATGGCTGGTGTAATCCTATTCATCTTTTACCCCATTGTATATTCTCTCTATCTTTCAACATTTTCAACGAGAGGTTTTTTAAAAACCTTTGTAGGTTTCGGTAATTACACAAAGCTTTTTAGGGACACTTACTTTATTCTTTCACTGAAAAATATCCTAACAATCCTCGTAATCCAAGTCCCCATCATGCTGTTCCTTGCTTTAATCTTCGCAACTTTGCTGAATGACCCTAAGGTAAAATTCAAAGCTATTTACCGGACAGCACTTTTTCTTCCTGCAGTTACTTCGTTGGTTGCTTATACGGTAATTTTCAGAGTAATGTTCAGTAACGACGGACTTGTGAACCGTGTACTTATGACTATCGGCTTGATAAAAGAACCAATAAGATGGTTGCTAGATCCTTTTTGGGCAAAGGTGACTTTGATAATAGCTTTGACTTGGAGATGGACGGGTTACAACATGATGTTCTACTTAGCAGGATTACAAAATATTCCAATAGAGGTTTACGAAGCCGCCGAAATTGATGGTGCAACAAAAACTGTGCAGTTTTTCAAAATCACTATTCCATTGCTAAAGCCTATTATTCTTTTCACAACAATCACGTCTACAATAGGTACTTTGCAACTTTTTGATGAACCGATGAATTTAGCAGCTGGTGTTGTGACAGGTTCAAGCGTTGGACCTGGGAACTCACTTTTAACGCCTTCGGTTTATATATACAATGTCTGTTTTAAATACTCCCCCAACTTTGGTTATGCCTCTGCTATTTCATACATCATAGTTATAATTGCCGCAGTTCTTGCTATTATTCAGTTTAAAGTGGCAGGTGAGAAAGAATGA
- a CDS encoding VIT1/CCC1 transporter family protein, with product MFRWVFSKLTPRSRPRLASEAFKKGDLETHKKLHSPDEIGKEPWHKTEQGKYIGQAVYGASDGIVTTFAAISGIAGANLNPKIAIIVGLANLFADGISMAIGDYLSEKSEKDYIRSEKERELWEIEHMPEAEKLEVREIYKRKGLTGEKLERLVEVITSNKEIWVDTMLHEELGIFEDDTNPLKSAVVTFLSFAIAGFMPLIAYIFASQSQLLAQNQFLASCLITAATLFFVGALRQVVTGVKWYKGGFEMLFVGGLSAAVAYLIGWLLEKVVKIPAL from the coding sequence GTGTTTAGATGGGTATTCTCAAAGCTCACACCTAGGTCAAGACCGAGGCTTGCCAGTGAAGCTTTTAAAAAAGGAGATTTAGAAACTCACAAAAAGCTACACTCACCTGATGAGATAGGAAAAGAACCTTGGCACAAAACCGAACAGGGAAAGTATATAGGTCAAGCTGTTTACGGTGCAAGTGATGGTATAGTAACGACATTTGCTGCAATTTCTGGAATAGCTGGAGCAAACTTGAATCCCAAGATTGCTATTATTGTCGGTTTGGCAAATCTTTTTGCCGATGGTATTTCTATGGCGATAGGGGACTACCTATCGGAGAAATCGGAAAAAGACTACATAAGATCTGAAAAAGAACGTGAGTTGTGGGAGATAGAACATATGCCTGAAGCTGAAAAACTTGAAGTTAGAGAGATTTACAAGAGGAAAGGACTAACTGGTGAAAAATTAGAACGTCTTGTTGAGGTAATCACAAGTAATAAAGAGATATGGGTAGACACGATGCTACACGAGGAACTTGGGATTTTTGAAGATGATACGAATCCTCTCAAAAGCGCTGTTGTAACGTTCCTATCTTTTGCCATTGCTGGTTTTATGCCACTGATTGCGTACATCTTTGCGTCCCAGTCTCAACTGTTGGCTCAAAATCAGTTTTTGGCATCGTGTCTAATAACTGCGGCAACGTTATTTTTCGTTGGTGCATTGCGCCAGGTTGTTACCGGTGTAAAGTGGTATAAAGGCGGTTTCGAAATGTTGTTTGTTGGTGGGCTTTCGGCAGCAGTTGCGTATCTAATAGGCTGGTTGTTGGAAAAAGTGGTGAAAATTCCGGCACTATAG
- the yidD gene encoding membrane protein insertion efficiency factor YidD, which produces MRKAILGLIRFYQKYISPLKPPTCRFEPTCSTYAYQAVEKFGIFRGLLLGFWRILRCNPLSKGGFDPVPEEFTLFHLPKHDKSVEHQKINNIRRRRSS; this is translated from the coding sequence ATGCGGAAAGCAATACTGGGACTTATTAGATTTTATCAAAAGTACATTTCTCCTTTAAAACCCCCAACGTGCAGGTTTGAACCAACCTGTTCCACATATGCATATCAAGCTGTGGAAAAGTTTGGCATTTTTAGGGGGCTCCTCCTGGGTTTCTGGCGCATTCTCAGATGTAATCCTTTGTCAAAAGGTGGATTTGACCCTGTTCCGGAAGAGTTCACACTGTTCCATCTCCCAAAACACGACAAATCCGTGGAACATCAAAAAATAAATAACATTCGAAGGAGGCGGTCAAGTTGA
- a CDS encoding lipase family alpha/beta hydrolase, translated as MKTKAVFLVIVLLVVVSLFTSCTSTVLKNDAGKVPVTLLVKTTDNEEVEKVSPGLTAYGDSVEKVIVTVRNEQGDVVFQQSTLDKSKSTFDLELPGYGKYKFTVEAVDSSGAIVMKGEKEQVVDSTTKGIVLYYTTFNPYGTYYTYYKAYVIPIYKALYKIIPFFEYSSFDSTSWIRSTPTLYEIRKPYSGYPSIVLIHGIDSSEINGVWTDYKNDMIQKWNKYIPAGYGLYFFAYPTLDVPLDYSASVLAQSISTLGSAMRTKFYFFAHSMGGLLLRYALQDSTFRSYVAKVVFSGTPHIGSPLGNLVVMNKNDLSNRSDWTLIKDSLILANMAGVFVEAPNYRYLVYGVSHPLIPSGVIYKTFAGVVPTSDLGSLVSSAWSNGITNVLGHSIVASLMIKVFGADFSKSDGAVPLQSASAFGNTEILYGYTHADLASNPTVISKAFYFFFGKTLSIDDEKLLGSNNTEGAIDTKLELDAVK; from the coding sequence ATGAAAACTAAGGCAGTTTTTTTGGTGATTGTACTACTTGTTGTAGTTTCTCTGTTCACGTCTTGTACCAGCACAGTGCTTAAAAACGATGCAGGTAAAGTTCCAGTAACATTGTTGGTTAAGACAACTGATAACGAAGAAGTGGAAAAGGTTTCTCCAGGGTTGACAGCTTACGGTGACTCGGTTGAAAAAGTGATAGTTACAGTTAGAAACGAACAAGGTGATGTTGTTTTCCAACAATCTACTTTAGACAAGTCAAAGTCAACCTTCGATTTGGAGCTTCCAGGGTATGGAAAATACAAATTCACCGTTGAAGCAGTGGACTCATCCGGAGCAATTGTGATGAAAGGTGAAAAGGAGCAGGTCGTTGATTCTACAACAAAAGGTATCGTGCTTTACTACACAACATTCAACCCGTACGGTACTTACTATACGTACTACAAGGCTTATGTGATACCGATATACAAAGCTCTCTACAAAATTATTCCATTCTTTGAATACTCGAGCTTTGATTCAACATCTTGGATAAGGTCCACACCCACTCTCTATGAAATAAGAAAGCCGTACAGTGGCTATCCATCAATTGTTCTTATTCATGGAATCGACAGTAGTGAGATAAATGGTGTGTGGACGGATTATAAGAACGATATGATACAAAAATGGAACAAATATATCCCAGCAGGTTATGGCTTATATTTCTTTGCATACCCTACGTTAGATGTGCCGCTTGATTATAGCGCTAGTGTGTTAGCTCAAAGTATAAGTACGCTTGGTAGCGCCATGAGAACGAAATTTTACTTCTTTGCACACAGTATGGGCGGTCTGTTGCTGAGGTACGCACTACAAGACTCTACATTCAGAAGCTATGTTGCCAAAGTTGTGTTCTCTGGAACACCACACATTGGTAGTCCTTTGGGAAATTTGGTTGTTATGAACAAGAATGACCTTTCAAACAGGAGTGACTGGACATTGATAAAGGATTCACTTATACTTGCTAACATGGCTGGAGTATTTGTTGAAGCACCGAATTATAGATACTTGGTTTACGGAGTCAGCCATCCTCTAATACCTTCGGGAGTAATTTACAAGACGTTTGCAGGAGTTGTTCCAACATCGGATCTTGGTTCGCTCGTAAGCAGTGCTTGGTCCAATGGTATTACGAACGTCTTAGGACATTCCATAGTGGCTTCACTAATGATTAAAGTGTTTGGGGCAGATTTTTCCAAGAGCGACGGTGCGGTACCACTCCAAAGTGCGAGCGCTTTTGGGAATACGGAAATTCTCTATGGCTATACTCATGCAGATTTAGCCAGCAATCCAACGGTAATCAGTAAAGCTTTTTACTTCTTCTTTGGAAAGACTTTAAGCATAGATGATGAAAAATTACTTGGTAGTAATAATACTGAAGGTGCTATTGACACAAAACTTGAGCTTGATGCTGTTAAATAA
- a CDS encoding TSUP family transporter, which yields MHITFRDLIVLYPLIFLAGFVDSIAGGGGLISLPAYLFVGLPSHNALATNKLSSTIGTIFSTLRYAKGRAIVYLVAFPSVVGALIGSHIGAKLALVLSDNVLKFVLAFLIPLAAVIVLLANPRKERTLEVENVSKTRAVVVSGLIGLTIGTYDGFFGPGTGTFLIILYVSFLSLDHVSASGTAKIVNLASNVGALLTFIVGKKVLYSIGLPAAVFGIAGNWLGSGLALKKGAKIIKPVMLGVLAILFLKILMDLI from the coding sequence ATGCACATAACTTTTCGAGATTTAATTGTACTTTATCCATTAATTTTCTTAGCAGGATTTGTTGACTCAATAGCTGGGGGTGGAGGTCTCATCTCACTTCCTGCTTATTTGTTCGTAGGTTTGCCAAGTCACAACGCGCTTGCTACAAATAAACTTTCATCGACGATAGGGACAATTTTCAGCACACTTAGATATGCGAAAGGAAGGGCGATAGTTTACCTTGTTGCTTTTCCCTCGGTTGTTGGAGCGCTTATAGGCTCGCACATAGGTGCAAAGTTGGCGCTTGTATTGAGCGATAATGTCTTAAAGTTTGTCTTAGCGTTCTTAATACCTTTAGCGGCTGTAATTGTTCTTTTGGCAAATCCAAGGAAAGAAAGAACACTGGAAGTCGAAAACGTCTCAAAGACACGAGCAGTTGTAGTTTCTGGTTTGATAGGTTTGACTATAGGTACATACGATGGCTTCTTTGGACCAGGAACTGGCACTTTTTTGATAATACTTTACGTAAGTTTTTTGTCCTTAGACCACGTGAGTGCATCAGGAACAGCTAAGATAGTCAATTTGGCTTCAAACGTAGGTGCACTTCTTACTTTCATCGTTGGTAAAAAGGTTTTGTATTCCATAGGACTGCCTGCAGCCGTCTTCGGGATTGCGGGCAACTGGCTCGGTTCGGGACTTGCATTGAAAAAAGGTGCAAAGATTATCAAACCTGTGATGCTTGGAGTTCTCGCAATACTTTTTTTAAAAATACTTATGGACTTAATTTGA
- the rnpA gene encoding ribonuclease P protein component, protein METHSLRKYTFRKRERLRLRRDISLVFKYGKAIQSEDFVVLYKKNGLDYSRLAIIVKRKFGKANRRNKLRRWIRECFRLNKDSIPKGYDFIVIARKALSEKFEKSNYKVVCKALLGNFERLIDAESNTGTY, encoded by the coding sequence ATGGAGACTCACAGTCTGAGAAAGTATACATTCAGAAAAAGAGAGCGCCTGAGACTCAGGAGGGATATATCCCTAGTTTTTAAATACGGTAAAGCGATTCAAAGTGAAGATTTTGTAGTACTTTACAAAAAGAATGGACTTGATTACAGTAGGTTAGCCATCATCGTGAAGCGAAAATTTGGAAAGGCGAACCGGAGAAATAAATTGAGAAGATGGATTCGTGAATGTTTTAGATTGAACAAAGATTCTATTCCAAAGGGATATGACTTCATTGTTATAGCAAGAAAAGCGCTATCCGAAAAGTTTGAAAAAAGTAACTATAAAGTCGTTTGCAAAGCACTTTTGGGGAATTTTGAGAGGTTAATTGATGCGGAAAGCAATACTGGGACTTATTAG
- a CDS encoding substrate-binding domain-containing protein: MKYLLDTGHKNVLFLNAQKYKYAARVREQGMRKALNEYEQTLENKIEFEVIYSNEGFENAYETFQMFLRRMKKEFKYDAVVCYNDIFAYAVIKLLKENGFKIPEELSIVGFDDISFSSIIEPPLTTVATDKIRLGREAFKSLIKNIETGSISQIILPVELKVRNSTKNRGNGNP, encoded by the coding sequence ATGAAATACCTTTTAGACACTGGACATAAAAATGTGCTTTTTTTAAACGCTCAGAAATACAAATATGCAGCAAGAGTTAGGGAACAGGGGATGAGAAAAGCTCTAAATGAGTATGAACAAACCTTGGAAAACAAAATTGAATTCGAAGTCATATACTCGAACGAAGGTTTCGAAAATGCCTACGAAACTTTCCAAATGTTTCTCCGTAGGATGAAAAAAGAATTCAAGTATGATGCGGTAGTCTGTTATAACGACATCTTTGCTTACGCGGTTATCAAGTTGTTGAAAGAGAATGGATTTAAAATTCCTGAGGAACTTTCCATTGTTGGCTTCGATGACATCAGTTTTTCATCGATAATAGAGCCTCCTTTAACAACGGTAGCTACAGATAAAATCAGATTGGGAAGAGAAGCGTTCAAGAGTTTAATAAAGAATATCGAAACTGGTTCCATTTCTCAGATAATTTTGCCCGTTGAACTAAAAGTAAGGAACTCCACTAAAAACCGAGGCAATGGAAATCCTTAG
- a CDS encoding alpha/beta hydrolase: MVSFNYTGKIADFTQGYIMKSKKFRGIYTRFNTLYSNPERGTEIVEYYLFDPKEAPVGILFVLHGLGTSNIPFLLWMATHLANANVRVVMPILPGNFTRVAHGSVSGKDFFDADVERATKFWEQAVVDVLSVIDHLKSQNLWVDNAHLFGFCLGGMISVMINAIRNDFKKTILMTVGGEMATLMWHSPTLAYFRRSIEKLKSNEKTKGKLKHFIDDQKKIKEIFEEQLKMLKRFKSVEEMQSSNIHPYLKLDPIAYAQFVDREKIIFVEALFDKALPKRSRKLLWEALGRPKRYIIPSGHVTWLPFGFFVGRFILQNMGIKEFKKQMELLKKIELEEKK; this comes from the coding sequence ATGGTGAGTTTCAATTACACAGGTAAAATCGCTGATTTCACACAAGGATATATAATGAAATCGAAGAAGTTTCGTGGTATATACACTCGTTTTAACACACTTTACTCTAATCCAGAGAGAGGTACAGAAATTGTTGAATACTATCTTTTTGACCCAAAGGAGGCGCCTGTTGGCATATTGTTTGTCTTGCATGGTCTTGGAACATCCAATATCCCATTTTTACTGTGGATGGCGACACACCTTGCAAACGCTAATGTCAGGGTTGTGATGCCAATTTTACCGGGGAACTTTACAAGGGTTGCACACGGTTCTGTTAGTGGAAAAGATTTCTTTGACGCAGATGTTGAGAGAGCGACAAAATTTTGGGAACAGGCAGTTGTTGATGTTCTCTCCGTCATTGACCATCTGAAATCTCAGAACCTGTGGGTCGACAACGCTCATCTGTTTGGTTTCTGTCTTGGCGGTATGATATCGGTTATGATAAACGCCATTCGAAACGATTTCAAAAAAACCATCCTAATGACTGTTGGTGGAGAAATGGCAACCCTTATGTGGCATTCACCTACGCTAGCGTATTTTAGAAGAAGTATTGAAAAACTCAAATCAAACGAAAAAACCAAAGGAAAATTAAAACACTTTATCGATGACCAGAAGAAAATAAAGGAGATTTTTGAGGAACAATTAAAAATGTTAAAACGGTTCAAATCAGTTGAAGAAATGCAATCGAGCAATATACACCCCTACCTAAAATTAGACCCCATTGCATACGCGCAGTTCGTGGATAGAGAAAAGATAATTTTTGTGGAAGCACTTTTTGACAAGGCACTTCCAAAAAGAAGTAGGAAGTTATTATGGGAGGCACTGGGAAGACCGAAGCGGTATATCATACCAAGTGGACACGTCACATGGCTTCCATTTGGCTTCTTCGTTGGACGGTTTATATTACAAAACATGGGAATCAAGGAGTTTAAAAAACAAATGGAACTATTGAAGAAAATAGAACTTGAAGAAAAGAAGTAG
- a CDS encoding GNAT family N-acetyltransferase yields the protein MGDMLVKLYELPELNSTLEEARKNGIVIKRPIGPEKYFVVEWVRSKFGNHWASETDMTFSNKPISSFIAIDEKTNKIVGFACYDATVRGFFGPTGVDEEYRGKGIGKALLLACLHDMFNVGYAYAIIGDPGPIEYYKKTVNAIEIEGSYPGIYKNMVREI from the coding sequence ATGGGTGATATGTTAGTAAAGTTGTATGAGTTACCCGAGCTTAATAGCACATTAGAGGAAGCAAGGAAAAATGGAATTGTCATCAAACGCCCAATCGGTCCAGAGAAATACTTTGTTGTTGAATGGGTCAGGTCGAAGTTTGGCAATCACTGGGCAAGCGAAACTGATATGACGTTTTCCAACAAGCCGATTTCTTCGTTCATAGCTATAGATGAGAAGACGAACAAAATCGTTGGATTTGCTTGTTATGATGCTACAGTGCGCGGATTTTTCGGACCAACAGGTGTTGATGAAGAATACAGGGGAAAGGGAATAGGGAAGGCTCTTTTACTAGCTTGCCTACACGACATGTTCAACGTCGGATATGCTTATGCCATTATAGGAGACCCTGGTCCGATTGAGTATTATAAAAAAACCGTTAATGCAATAGAAATTGAGGGGTCCTATCCAGGAATCTACAAAAATATGGTTAGGGAAATTTAA
- the pepV gene encoding dipeptidase PepV produces MSDVSKIINEKVDKYFDEILEALKKVIAIKSVMSEPKDGMPFGEGPAKALHETLKIAEELGFKSVNIDNYAGHVEYGEGGKIYAVLGHLDVVPEGDIERWTSNPFELVIRDGKMYGRGVSDDKGPSIGALFALKIASELVDKPKNRVRIIFGTNEENGSQCLKYYFTKEPYPDAAVTPDGDFPAVFAEKGIVTYSISKKISKEHTTKLVELRAGTAANVVPEECIAIVESDKLNEIAYLVSNYVGVCKYECKIDGNRITIKSLGKSAHGAHPEAGINAASGMLELLSRIDFGPENETIRTLYERLGRDYYGIGLGISGQDDVSKKLTCNLGILKLENDTITAIINIRHPIFFNVDMITLQIKEAMKGFEVERTSYSKPLYVSKDSDFMRLLLKIYREETQDISEPISIGGGTYARSVPYGVAYGAVFPGEDTHMHQPDECWSLESFKKYIRIYTKLIYAWLTE; encoded by the coding sequence ATGTCGGATGTCAGTAAAATCATCAACGAAAAGGTTGACAAATATTTTGATGAAATCTTAGAAGCTCTCAAAAAGGTTATAGCGATTAAATCTGTGATGAGTGAACCAAAAGATGGAATGCCTTTTGGTGAGGGTCCTGCAAAAGCTTTGCATGAAACCTTGAAGATAGCTGAAGAACTAGGATTTAAGAGTGTGAACATCGATAACTATGCAGGACATGTGGAATACGGCGAAGGTGGGAAAATTTACGCTGTACTTGGGCATTTAGATGTTGTCCCCGAAGGTGATATAGAAAGGTGGACAAGTAACCCGTTTGAGCTGGTGATTAGAGATGGTAAGATGTATGGTAGAGGTGTTTCTGATGATAAAGGACCTAGCATTGGCGCACTTTTTGCATTAAAGATAGCTTCAGAATTGGTCGATAAACCAAAAAATAGGGTACGTATTATATTTGGTACAAACGAAGAAAATGGTTCTCAATGTTTGAAGTATTACTTTACGAAAGAACCTTACCCAGACGCAGCGGTAACACCGGACGGGGATTTTCCAGCAGTTTTTGCAGAAAAAGGTATAGTTACATATTCAATAAGCAAGAAGATTTCAAAAGAACACACAACAAAATTGGTAGAGCTAAGAGCAGGAACGGCAGCAAATGTTGTACCGGAAGAATGTATTGCAATTGTAGAGTCTGATAAGTTGAATGAAATTGCATATTTAGTGTCTAATTACGTGGGAGTGTGTAAGTACGAATGCAAGATTGATGGTAACAGAATCACAATTAAATCACTTGGCAAATCTGCACACGGTGCTCACCCAGAAGCAGGAATTAATGCAGCGTCTGGTATGCTTGAATTACTTTCAAGAATTGATTTTGGTCCGGAAAATGAGACGATTAGAACGTTATACGAGCGCCTTGGAAGAGATTACTACGGTATAGGTCTTGGCATATCCGGTCAAGATGATGTGAGTAAAAAACTTACGTGCAACCTCGGAATTCTAAAACTTGAGAACGATACGATAACAGCGATTATAAACATTAGACACCCAATATTCTTCAATGTGGATATGATAACATTGCAAATCAAAGAAGCCATGAAAGGTTTTGAAGTAGAACGAACAAGTTATAGTAAACCTCTTTACGTGTCAAAAGACAGTGACTTTATGAGATTGCTACTGAAGATATACCGCGAAGAAACTCAAGACATCTCCGAACCTATCTCAATAGGTGGAGGTACATATGCAAGAAGTGTTCCATATGGTGTAGCATACGGTGCGGTCTTCCCAGGAGAAGATACTCACATGCACCAGCCTGATGAATGTTGGTCTTTGGAATCATTTAAGAAATACATACGTATATACACGAAACTTATATATGCTTGGTTAACAGAGTAA
- a CDS encoding alpha/beta hydrolase family protein produces the protein MRQEQSDEVSKKITNGHKFKIRIIVIFKFFLYLFSLFIAFGNFFIFLIVFLMLNTPIIRKSIFGRLPTDSKELRKRNVIKYRETFEYLPGLLLDIFYPSSLESMSRTQSIKGVVLFAHGGGWISGYRRQPNNISWYRYLVSKGFIVATIDYERGYKAGIEKLIAELLQAVVFLENHLANKHGINEKVSLMGLSAGGHLALLAASRIPEKVKNVVAYYSPCDLLDIWTSTSIFARLAAATTLKRLPTRAKDMYERYSPINNITKNYPPTLLVHGLKDSVVPYISSVKMFKRLREKGLIAKLLLHPKGNHGFEFVLRDLKTVDIIEKTAQFLEGKLW, from the coding sequence GTGAGACAAGAGCAAAGTGATGAAGTATCTAAGAAAATAACCAATGGACATAAATTCAAAATCAGAATAATTGTGATATTCAAATTTTTCCTATACCTGTTTTCATTATTCATAGCTTTCGGTAATTTCTTTATTTTCTTGATTGTTTTTCTTATGTTAAACACACCAATTATTAGGAAGTCGATATTTGGCAGATTACCCACAGATTCAAAAGAACTCAGGAAACGAAATGTCATAAAATACCGCGAAACTTTTGAATATTTGCCGGGGTTGTTGCTTGACATATTTTATCCGTCTTCTCTGGAATCAATGAGTAGGACACAAAGTATAAAAGGGGTTGTTTTATTCGCACATGGCGGCGGATGGATAAGTGGATACAGAAGACAACCAAATAACATTTCTTGGTACAGGTATCTTGTAAGTAAAGGGTTCATCGTAGCAACTATAGATTACGAAAGAGGATATAAAGCCGGTATCGAAAAGTTAATTGCTGAACTACTCCAAGCGGTTGTTTTTTTGGAAAACCATTTAGCAAATAAACATGGGATAAATGAAAAGGTTTCACTAATGGGATTATCGGCAGGTGGTCATCTTGCTTTATTAGCTGCTAGTCGTATCCCCGAAAAGGTTAAAAACGTTGTAGCCTACTATTCACCTTGCGACTTGCTTGATATATGGACTTCTACGTCTATTTTTGCTAGACTTGCTGCTGCAACAACGTTAAAAAGACTGCCTACAAGAGCAAAAGACATGTATGAAAGATATTCTCCCATCAACAACATTACAAAGAACTATCCTCCAACACTTCTTGTGCATGGATTGAAAGATTCTGTTGTGCCATACATCTCCTCTGTGAAAATGTTTAAGAGACTTCGGGAGAAAGGATTAATAGCAAAACTTCTTCTCCATCCAAAAGGTAATCATGGTTTCGAGTTTGTTTTGAGAGACCTAAAGACTGTTGATATAATAGAGAAAACAGCACAGTTTTTGGAGGGAAAGTTATGGTGA
- a CDS encoding carbohydrate ABC transporter permease, giving the protein MNNLKNLWENYNLGTVLLNSAKISLFVVVFSIVVSSMAGYGFEIYASKSRNRVYSALLLTMMIPFAALMVPLFRLMYFFNLIDSHWGVILPMIPSVFLTFFFRQSFKQYPKEIIMAARVDGANELRIFFSIVLPSMKSSYAAAAIYAFMTSWNAYLWPLVIIQSEQNKTIVLMISSIASGYTPDFGVVMMAVVIATLPMLVVFFALQKQFVQGVLGSVKQ; this is encoded by the coding sequence TTGAACAACTTGAAAAACCTATGGGAAAACTATAACCTAGGGACCGTGCTTCTGAATTCAGCCAAGATATCTCTCTTCGTTGTGGTGTTTTCAATCGTTGTCTCATCGATGGCCGGCTACGGTTTTGAAATATACGCTTCGAAGTCACGGAACAGAGTATATTCTGCTCTATTACTTACTATGATGATTCCATTTGCTGCTCTTATGGTTCCACTCTTCAGACTTATGTATTTTTTCAATCTAATCGATTCTCATTGGGGTGTCATACTACCGATGATTCCTTCTGTATTTCTAACATTTTTCTTCAGGCAAAGTTTTAAGCAGTATCCGAAAGAAATCATAATGGCAGCGAGGGTTGATGGTGCAAACGAGTTGAGGATATTTTTCTCGATAGTCTTGCCGTCCATGAAGTCGTCATACGCAGCAGCAGCAATATATGCTTTTATGACAAGTTGGAATGCATATCTCTGGCCACTTGTCATCATACAAAGCGAGCAAAATAAAACTATCGTTCTCATGATTTCCAGCATTGCGTCAGGTTACACACCTGATTTTGGAGTTGTTATGATGGCAGTTGTTATCGCAACCTTACCAATGCTTGTTGTCTTCTTTGCTTTGCAGAAACAATTCGTTCAAGGCGTTCTTGGTTCTGTGAAACAATGA